A single region of the Corallococcus caeni genome encodes:
- a CDS encoding spore photoproduct lyase family protein — MTNLDLFLPEPAPRPAAVPEGPGPLDRLLKVSRIYLEPAVREYARGREILARYPDAEQVEVVSHQRIPGLFGNEGNVEAWNRIKGSTLVLGVKKTLSFIANDRSSDFIAPSTANGCVMACAYCYVPRNKGYANPVTVFVNIARLQEAIRKHAHKRGPKLEPNTVDPHAWVYDIGCNSDCSADAAISDNVRDLVRLFTTLPNAKASFATKLVNRELLTYEPKGRTRIRFSLMPHAPAKLLDVRTSPIAERIAAIDDFVAAGYEVHLNFSPVILHEGWQDGYVELFQQVDAAIGERAKKQLACEIIFLTHNAGLHEVNLGWHPKAEELLWRPEIQETKVSQGGGVNVRYRTGFKGRHVAEFKALLARHLPYCRVRYAF; from the coding sequence GTGACGAACCTGGACCTCTTCCTCCCGGAACCCGCCCCGCGCCCTGCCGCCGTCCCCGAGGGCCCTGGCCCGCTCGACCGGCTGCTGAAGGTGTCGCGCATCTATCTAGAGCCCGCCGTGAGGGAGTACGCGCGTGGGCGGGAGATTCTGGCGCGCTACCCGGACGCGGAGCAGGTGGAGGTGGTCTCCCACCAGCGCATCCCCGGCCTCTTTGGCAACGAAGGCAACGTGGAGGCCTGGAACCGCATCAAGGGCAGCACCCTGGTGCTGGGCGTGAAGAAGACGCTGTCCTTCATCGCCAACGACCGCAGCTCGGACTTCATCGCGCCCTCCACCGCGAACGGCTGCGTGATGGCGTGCGCGTACTGTTACGTGCCGCGCAACAAGGGCTACGCGAACCCCGTGACGGTGTTCGTGAACATCGCCCGGCTCCAGGAAGCCATCCGCAAGCACGCGCACAAGCGCGGGCCCAAGCTGGAGCCCAACACCGTGGACCCGCACGCGTGGGTCTACGACATCGGGTGCAACAGCGACTGCTCGGCGGACGCGGCCATCAGCGACAACGTGCGGGACCTGGTGCGGCTGTTCACCACGCTGCCCAACGCCAAGGCCAGCTTCGCCACCAAGCTGGTCAACCGCGAGCTGCTCACCTACGAGCCGAAGGGCAGAACGCGCATCCGCTTCAGCCTGATGCCGCATGCGCCGGCGAAGCTGCTGGACGTGCGCACCAGCCCCATCGCGGAGCGCATCGCCGCCATCGACGACTTCGTGGCGGCCGGCTACGAGGTACACCTCAACTTCTCCCCCGTCATCCTCCACGAGGGCTGGCAGGACGGCTACGTGGAGCTGTTCCAGCAGGTGGACGCGGCCATCGGCGAGCGAGCGAAGAAGCAGCTCGCATGCGAGATCATCTTCCTCACGCACAACGCGGGCCTGCACGAGGTGAACCTGGGCTGGCACCCGAAGGCGGAGGAGCTGCTGTGGCGGCCTGAAATCCAGGAGACGAAGGTGTCCCAGGGGGGCGGCGTCAACGTGCGCTACCGCACCGGATTCAAGGGCCGCCACGTGGCGGAGTTCAAGGCCCTGCTCGCCAGGCACCTGCCGTACTGCCGCGTGCGGTACGCCTTCTGA